In Lactuca sativa cultivar Salinas chromosome 5, Lsat_Salinas_v11, whole genome shotgun sequence, the DNA window CCTCAGAGCATCTAGTTCAGGTACCGCAGCGGTCGACGACTTGGCTGGGGCAGATCTTCACTCATTATCCTTCTTCGAACCTTTTTGTATGTATTGCCCCCTAACTATAGATCAGATCCAGCAAACGAGAAAGAAAATTCTGCACTGCTGCTGAGTCGTCGGACTTATCCACCAAGGGATTCGTGGAATTTATGTGGATTGCGTTGGGGGAAATCTACCAAAGCTAGGCAGATAGATAGACTCCTTTCCCGCTGCTAAGGGAGAGCAAGAAAGATAAAAATTCTTGTTTTTGAACCAGCGCCCCCTTTTGGGTATGCAGGTACTAAGAGTCCTCTCACTACCAACCAGCAGACATCATCTGGCTGGCTCTTGCCGGTATCAACAACGATAAAAAACTACCAAATGGAAACAGCAACTAACTATGGCTCTTGGTGGGCCCAGACAACATCCTAGGCGTAAGGGAGATCGGAGCAACAGGTAACGCCTAGACGACGTTTTTCTTCCTGGGCTTCAGTAAGTAGATCGAGAGGTCGTTTCGCCCCTTGTCCCCGAATATGGGTAATATGTTCTCATACAATGTTGCTCCAATCTGACCTAGCTGGCGAGCGATCCCAGTTCGCGACAGAGAACAAGACAGCAAGCGAGCGTACCTTTGTTCGCTTCTTCTCTACCAAGCATGGAATTTTAAGGATAACTGTAGGTCGGTCGCTACCTAAGGAAACTCCGATTCGATCCGCCCCTCGGCTGGGAGGCATCTACCTCATCCCGATCACAAGGAGGGGTTCACTATGATGGGGGGTACTTCTTTTTTTTCCCTTCCGGAAAGAATGAAATGCAAAGTGGACCATCCTTTTGTTGCGGCATGCTCCTCAGATTTACGGATTCACAGGGGGCCTCAAGCCCTACTTAGTAGACTGACAAGGACAAAGGCTTGCGAAACTAAGTAGGGCCTTTTGAATTGAATCTTAAGTAGTCTATCAGTGATGCAAAGCTAATTTCCCTTTTTTAGTAGGGGGCGAAAGGTTATACCTTAGAAAGTCAGCGAACAACGGTTCTTCTATGTAGGTATGGCGTTCCCCCTTGACTCTCCTAACGTCGAGCTAAGTGATTTCGTAACCTTTTCATAGCATAGTAGAATGAAGGCTACACACCGACGCTCTCTTTTCTATTAGCCTAAGCGTCTTCGCTAACTCGCTCGCCTACTATACCCTACTATACCACTTTTAGGGTAGGCTAGGCTAACTCAGCCGCTTACTTCTACTAATGTAGGGCTAAATAGCgccttttctttttaaaataaccAATTTGAATTATTGCGAACCTATAGGTCCTTAGTAGCGTTGACAAAGAAGAACAGCCGGTTAAAAGACAacgttttatttatatattaattatatatatttatatatataataattaataatatttcaaattttagGCCAGCTTGACAAGCTACCCTTCCTCTTGATCTGAGGTGTGAAGATCAAGATATTTTTTTATGACTTCCATTCCACTTATCGATCCCGGCCCATAAAAGTGACCGACCAGGCCCTATTGATGAATGAAAGGCTTTATGATCCCTGTAAGCCCACACCTGTGTAGAGTGGATCGTTCAACACCTGCGGCACAAACCCATTTTTGACCTATTGGTCCTAGTATCATAGGCGACCGAACGGCCGCCCCTTAATTACTAGACCGACCTGCTATAATAATTCCATAAACACTTAGCGGAGATATGGCAAACAAATAAAGTAGCCCTATGTTCGGATCTGACAATACCATACCATAATCAAAAGGTACAACGACCCGAGCGACCAGACTTAACATAAATGTAGCCACTGGAGCCATTCTAAAAAAGGAGATATTTGCACTACTTGGTGAAATAGGTTCttttataatcaatttaaaacCATCTGCCAGAGGTTGTAACAATCCAAATGATCCCACTACATCAGGACCCTTTCGACGTTGCACAAAAGCCATTACTATACGTTCAGCTAGCACTAAAAAGGCTACTCCTAGTAGAAGTGGTAGAATTATTCCAAGTATTTCAGCTGGAACTACTATGTACATTTTCTATTTTCTATTCACTCATGATCTGGCCTAGTCGACCCGATCATGATATTTCAGTCATGATCTGGCCTGGTCGACCCAGTCATGATATTGAAGGATGGGACCTTTTCTCGAAAAAGAAAGGAGATTCTATTTCTTCTTCCAAGCCCTTCTTAGAAGATGCAGTCAGTAAGCTCTcacttatcttcttcatt includes these proteins:
- the LOC122198221 gene encoding NADH-ubiquinone oxidoreductase chain 1-like, whose protein sequence is MYIVVPAEILGIILPLLLGVAFLVLAERIVMAFVQRRKGPDVVGSFGLLQPLADGFKLIIKEPISPSSANISFFRMAPVATFMLSLVARVVVPFDYGMVLSDPNIGLLYLFAISPLSVYGIIIAGRSSN